The stretch of DNA CCACCAGCCCGCGTCGCCGAGCGCGCTCGCCTCAACCAGGGTCAAGCCCATGTTGGTACTGTCACGCCAACGCGACGAGAGCATCATCATCGGCGACAACGTCGTGATCACGGTCGTTGATGTCCGTGGCGACAAGGTGCGGCTGGGCATCGACGCGCCGGTCGAGATCCCGGTGCACCGCCGCGAGGTGTACGAGGCGATCCAGCGCGAAAACCGCCGCGCCAGTGAGATCAGCACCGAGCAAGCCCGCCAAGCGGGCGGCGAAAACGCCGGCTCTTGAGCAGTGGCTTTCTGCCTGCTGTCCGCAAGTTAACCACAGAGCCACCGAGGGCACTGAGGAAGGCACAGAGGATCGATTTCTCTGTGCGTCGCTCCGTGTTCTCAGTGGCTCTGTGGTTTTAGTTTTTGGACATTTGTCAGCAGGCTTGGCTGGCAGTCTTTCGGGTTGAGTTCGGGATTCCAGGCCGGCGTCTCTTCGCCGTTGTCCGCGCTGCGGTAGGGACCATGACTCCACGGTTGGACGCCGATTCCAACCCCTACGCGCGCTTCGGGATCAAGCAATCCGCTTGCGGTTTTTACCTTGAAATTTGGGCAAAGCGGGCGGGTGTTGACGGTTGTGCCGCTCGTAGCGGAGGGCGGCGTCCCGCAGCCTCGGGAAAGTGTGCTTCCCGCTCAGGCGCGCCCCGATAGCGGACGATACGTTCGCGTAGGCCTGTGGTCCGGCAACGGGCAACGTGGTCATGGAAACACAAAGAGGATCGCTCGCTAGGCAAGAGTGTGTGTGTTGGGGGCGTGGACGCACGACCCCTGAGGCTCACGACCGGCCGTCACGAGAGTCCGCACCAAGGACGCCACACCGCGACGGCGATCGGAGCCATGGGGTTCCCGTCCCGACCCGGCGCGAGACTCCGCCCCACGAGCGGAGCAGACACGCGCCAACCCAAACCCGCTGATAAAAACACTAAGGGGTTAAGTTAGATGACACGCATTAACACGAACGTCGGTTCGCTCATCGGTCGGAATAACCTGAACCGTGCGAACGCCAGCCTGTCGCAATCGCTGACGCGGTTGTCGACCGGTCTGCGTATCAACACCGGCAAGGACGACCCGGCCGGTTTGATCGCGAGCGAGAATCTCCGCAGCGACATCACCTCCATCAAGAAGGCGATCACCAACACCGACCGCGCCAACCAGGTCATCGCCACGGCGGACTCGGCCCTCGGCCAGGTCAGCTCGCTGCTGAATGACATCCGCGGCCTGGTGACCGAGTCGGCCAACTCGGGCGCCCTGTCGGACGACCAGATCGCGGCGAACCAGCTGCAGATCGACTCGTCGCTGAAGGCGCTCAACCGGATCGCCCAGACGACGACGTTCCAGGGCCGCCGCCTGCTCGACGGCTCGCTCGACTTCCAGACCTCGGCCGGCACGGACTTCAGCAAGCTGTCGGCTCTGCAAATCAACCAAGCCAACCTCGGCGCCGCCGGCGAAGTCAACGTTGACATCAACGTGACCCGCGCCGCGACGAAGGCGTCGGTCGAGATCGGTGGCATCACCGCCGGCGTCGAAGGCGCCAAGGCCAACGGCTCGCTCAGCTTCACCAGCAGCGCCCCCGGCACCGCCGAGGTTGACTTCGAACTCGCGGGCAGCGCCGATGTCGCCGGCACTGGCTCGGGCAACTTCACCGTCCAGGATGTCGCCAGCACCTCGGCCACCGGCACCGCTGTTCTCGAGACCCAGGTCACGGGCACGCTGAGCATCGAGACCGAAGCCAACGCCGTGTTCGAACTGAACAGCAAGGCGACGGGAGAGCTGTCGATCGGCGGCAACACGATTGACCTCGTGGCAGCCGACGGCGGTAACGCCGATGGCGCTGACGGCAACGACGCAGCGGTCCTGCAAATCAATTACGGCCAGGGCGCCGACACGTCGTCGTACGACGCTGGGTCGGGTGTCTTGACGGTCAATGTGCAGGCGCTCGCTAGCGCGGCGACAATCGCCGACGTGGTCACGGCGATCAATGCGGGCACCGACTTCACCGCGGCCTCGGCCGACGGCGCCAACACGTTCACGGCATCCGAAGGCGACGCCGCGACGTTCGCGCTCGAAGGCGGCGGGCTTGAGTTGACGCTCCAGGCGCTGAACGACGGCGATGCCGGCGCTGGAACTGGCAATGCGGAGATCTCGGCTATCGAGATCGTCTCGAACGGCGTAAACGGCACCAGCTTCAACACTGGCACCGGTGTCTTGACCATCACGACCGCGGCGGACTTGACCAGCGCCCCGGCGACGGTTGGCGACATCGTCACAGCGATCAATGCGGGCACCGACTTCAGCGTCGATGCAGCGGGGTTGACCGCAGGTGAGCTCGCGGCCGAGTTCGACCTCGGCGCCGTCAACGGCACGTTCACTGGCGCCACCGTCGCCGGCGCCCCGACCGTTACCGGCCAGAACGAGTCGATCAACCTGACGGCTCTGATCGACGGCACCGACGCCAGCGCGATCGATTCGCTGACCATCGCCTTCGGCGGCCCGCTCGGCACCTCGGTCGCCGGCAACGCCCTGACGGTGAACGTCGGCGGCGCCGACCGCAACGTGACGTTGCAAGAGCTCGTTGACGCCATCAACGCCGGCTCGGACTTCCAGGCCGACCTCGGCGGCGCCGACGGCTCGGCGACGTTCGACCCGGCCGGCACGGTTCCGGACGACGACCTCAACGCCAACTTCGACCTGAGCCTGACTCCGGATAGCACGATCGAGCTCACCGCCTCGGCCAGCGGCGCTGCCGCTGGCATCGAGGGCAACTCCGCTGCGACCATCGCCTATTCGTTCGGCGCGGCGACAGCGGGATCGGCTTACGACGCCGGGACGAACGTCCTGACCGTCAGCCTGACGCAGGCCGAAGGGACCGCCACGGTTGCGGACTTGGTCTCGGCGATCAATGCCGGCTCGGACTTCACCGCCGCTGCCGGTGCGGCCAATACCGCGGCAGTGCTCCAAGCGGCCGACGATTCGGCCGCCGGCACGATCGCGCTAGCGGGCGGCGTTGACGCCACCACGCGGACCGAGAGCTTCACGTTCAACACGGTCGCCGGCGCTGGAAACGATTTCGACATCACCTTCCAGACCGCTGCTACGGGTTCGATCACGGACTTCGATGGCGGAGACTCGACGGTGTTCGGGTTGTCGGGCAGCGCCAGCCAGGGTTACGTCGTGACTCTCGCCAATGACGGCACGACGAACCTGTCGAACCTCGCCAACGACCTAGCCGCAGCGATCGGAGAACTGGACAGCGTCACGTTCAGCGGCGGCGCGGGCGACATCTTCAACCCCTCGACCGCCCCGGCCGGCGCCGCTCCTTCGGGAGTGATCAACGTCGCCGGTTCGGACGACGGCACGACGTCAAACCAGACGATCTCGCTGAGCGGTGTTGATGGTGGCGCGGCCGCCGATGTCACCTTCCAGTTCGGGACGGTGCTCAGCGGTTCGACCAACATCACCGGCGACGCCACCAACGGCTACGTCGTGACGATCGATGATCAGGCCCCCGTGGCGCTGAGCACGATTGCCTCGGACATCACCGCCGGCATCGACGGCGTTACCGCGACGTTCACCGGCAGCGGTTCGGTCTCCGACCCGAGCGAGCTGATCACGACCAACGTCCAGCTGACCGGCGGCACGCCCGAAGGCGACGACGTGATCACAATCACGGCCGACGAGAACGGCGAAGCCGCTAACCGGACGATCGTCTTCGACGACAGCCAGGACCTCGGCGCCGGGGCGGTCTCGGTCACCGACGACGGCACGACGATCACGATCGCCGTGGACGACGACTCGGACGTCAACCTCTCGACGATCGTCAGCACGCTGAACTCGCAGCTCGATGGCTTCACGGCCGCGTTGAGCGATGATTCCGCCGGCACCGGCGTCTACAACGGGGGCTCCTCGACCAGCCCGCAGCTCGCCCAGGCCAACAACGGCGCCACGCAGACGGGCGGCATTCTGGCCGACGCGGTCCTCGAGTTGACCGGCGGCACCGGCGCCGAGGTGCTGAACCTCAAGGCCGGTACGACGATCGACTCGATCGTGGAGCAGATCAACCTGACCCAGGACTCGACCGGCGTCGAGGCCTCGTATACGACGGACGATCTGACCGGCGAGTCGACGCTAATCCTCACTTCGACCACCTACGGCTCGAAGGGGGTTGTCGGCCTCGACGTTATCAGCGAGGACGCGGACGGCACGTTCAAGACCGGCTTGGGCAACGTCAAGACCCTTGAGACGGGCACCGACATCGAGGCCACGGTCAACGGCGTCGCGGCCAATGGCAACGGCAACAAGCTGTCGATCAACACCTCGACACTCGAACTTTCGACCACGGTCGAGGCGGGCTTTGAAGGGACGTCGTCGTTCACCATCACCGGTGGCGGCGCCAACTTCCAGCTCGGTCCGGATGTCGTGACGAACCAGCAGGTCCGTCTGGGCATCGGCAGCGTCAACACGTCCGCCCTCGGTGGCGTGAGCGGCCTGCTGTACCAGCTCGGTCAGGGCGAGTCGGCCGACCTTGCGACCGACCCGACCAAGGCCGCCGCGATCGTCGAAGAGTCGATCAACCAGGTGACCTCGCTCCGTGGTCGTCTGGGCGCCTTCCAGCGGACGTCGCTGGAGACGAACAAGAACGCCCTCAACGACACGCTGGCGAACCTGACCGAGGCCGAGAGCTCGATCCGCGACGCCGACTTCGCCGAAGAGACCGCGAACCTCACCCGTTCGCAGATCCTCGTGCAGTCGGGCACCCGGGTGTTGGGCATCGCCAACCAGAACCCGCAGAACGTTCTGTCGCTCCTCGGCTAAACGTCAGCGGCCTCTTACTAAGAGGGAAACGCAGTAGCAGAGTAACAACGAGCCGGTCCGACCCCCCCGTGGGTCGGGCCGGCTTTTTTTGTTGGGCCACCCCCCTCATGAGCCGTCGGCGCTAGCCGCGGGCGCCGGCCCCCATCCGCGACCGTCTGAGCCGTGGGCGGTAGCCCTCGGTGGACTCCGGGTACCCGACTTCCACCTCGACCACGGCTCAGACGCCACGGTTTAGCGAAGCGTGCTCAGAGAGCCGCTGAGAGCCCGTTTCAGGGGTCGGACGCGGGGGCCTGGGTAAACCCTGAGGCCACCGCTACGAGGGCCCGCAAGGGCCCTTTATGTGGATATGGACGCATGTTCATGGCATCGGCTGGCGGCGGCTGGCCCGTCGCTCCGCGAACCTCATCGGTGACGGCCGCAATCGACCGGCTAACCCCCGCCTGACTCAAGCGGAAGAGTCTGCCTGACCGATACCGTTGGAGAGAGGCTGCGCCCCGGGGGTGACCTACCCTTTCTGGCGCCGCGGGCGCAATCCCTTCCGCCAGCCCCCTACGCATGTCAGCGATTTCCTCCAGCGTCGGATTGATTTCCGGTATCCCGATCGAGGATACCGTGAATCAGCTCATGCAGGTCGCCGCCCGGCCGCGGGCGACGCTGCAGAGCCGCACCGATAGCCTGAAGTCGCAGCAGTCCGCACTCGACCAGTTGTCGTCGCTGGTCCTCAGCTTGCAGTTCGATACGACGGCGCTCGATCGCCAGAGCATCTACGGCACCCGCACAGCGACCTCCAGCAACGCCAACGCCGTCAGCGTCAGCGTCGCCGCCGGCGCGACGCCCGCGGTTGGCTCGTACCAGTTGACGCCCCTGCGGGCGGCGTCGGCGCACCAGATCGTTAGCGGCAGCCTCGGCGGGCTCGGTTCGGCGCTGGGGACGGGCGAACTCGAGCTGCAGTTCG from Botrimarina mediterranea encodes:
- a CDS encoding beta strand repeat-containing protein, whose amino-acid sequence is MTRINTNVGSLIGRNNLNRANASLSQSLTRLSTGLRINTGKDDPAGLIASENLRSDITSIKKAITNTDRANQVIATADSALGQVSSLLNDIRGLVTESANSGALSDDQIAANQLQIDSSLKALNRIAQTTTFQGRRLLDGSLDFQTSAGTDFSKLSALQINQANLGAAGEVNVDINVTRAATKASVEIGGITAGVEGAKANGSLSFTSSAPGTAEVDFELAGSADVAGTGSGNFTVQDVASTSATGTAVLETQVTGTLSIETEANAVFELNSKATGELSIGGNTIDLVAADGGNADGADGNDAAVLQINYGQGADTSSYDAGSGVLTVNVQALASAATIADVVTAINAGTDFTAASADGANTFTASEGDAATFALEGGGLELTLQALNDGDAGAGTGNAEISAIEIVSNGVNGTSFNTGTGVLTITTAADLTSAPATVGDIVTAINAGTDFSVDAAGLTAGELAAEFDLGAVNGTFTGATVAGAPTVTGQNESINLTALIDGTDASAIDSLTIAFGGPLGTSVAGNALTVNVGGADRNVTLQELVDAINAGSDFQADLGGADGSATFDPAGTVPDDDLNANFDLSLTPDSTIELTASASGAAAGIEGNSAATIAYSFGAATAGSAYDAGTNVLTVSLTQAEGTATVADLVSAINAGSDFTAAAGAANTAAVLQAADDSAAGTIALAGGVDATTRTESFTFNTVAGAGNDFDITFQTAATGSITDFDGGDSTVFGLSGSASQGYVVTLANDGTTNLSNLANDLAAAIGELDSVTFSGGAGDIFNPSTAPAGAAPSGVINVAGSDDGTTSNQTISLSGVDGGAAADVTFQFGTVLSGSTNITGDATNGYVVTIDDQAPVALSTIASDITAGIDGVTATFTGSGSVSDPSELITTNVQLTGGTPEGDDVITITADENGEAANRTIVFDDSQDLGAGAVSVTDDGTTITIAVDDDSDVNLSTIVSTLNSQLDGFTAALSDDSAGTGVYNGGSSTSPQLAQANNGATQTGGILADAVLELTGGTGAEVLNLKAGTTIDSIVEQINLTQDSTGVEASYTTDDLTGESTLILTSTTYGSKGVVGLDVISEDADGTFKTGLGNVKTLETGTDIEATVNGVAANGNGNKLSINTSTLELSTTVEAGFEGTSSFTITGGGANFQLGPDVVTNQQVRLGIGSVNTSALGGVSGLLYQLGQGESADLATDPTKAAAIVEESINQVTSLRGRLGAFQRTSLETNKNALNDTLANLTEAESSIRDADFAEETANLTRSQILVQSGTRVLGIANQNPQNVLSLLG
- the csrA gene encoding carbon storage regulator CsrA; protein product: MLVLSRQRDESIIIGDNVVITVVDVRGDKVRLGIDAPVEIPVHRREVYEAIQRENRRASEISTEQARQAGGENAGS